One genomic region from Flagellimonas oceani encodes:
- the leuC gene encoding 3-isopropylmalate dehydratase large subunit: MSKTLFDKVWDSHVVKHIENGPDVLFIDRHLVHEVTSPVAFLGLKNRGIKVLYPERTFATADHNTPTRNQHLPVKDPLSANQLKALEENANAHNIPYWGLGHRKNGIVHVIGPENGITVPGATIVCGDSHTSTHGAFGAIAFGIGTSEVEMVLSTQCIMQPKPKSMRINVTGELSEAVTPKDVALFIISKLSTSGATGYFVEYAGDVFKNMSMEGRMTVCNLSIEMGARGGMIAPDEKTFDYIKGREYTPKGKDWDAAMEYWSTLYSDGDAEFDKEVTFDASEIEPMITFGTNPGMGIGISNTIPLAETIDGAVATYKKSLEYMDYNEGEPMVGKPIDFVFLGSCTNGRIEDFRAFASIIKGRKKADNVTAWLVPGSHKVEEAIKEEGILDILTEAGFELREPGCSACLAMNDDKIPAGKYAVSTSNRNFEGRQGPGARTLLASPLVAAAAAVTGKVTDPRELMHEEVLA; this comes from the coding sequence ATGAGCAAGACACTTTTTGATAAAGTTTGGGATTCCCACGTGGTGAAGCATATCGAGAATGGTCCGGATGTACTCTTTATTGACAGGCATTTGGTCCACGAAGTAACGAGTCCCGTAGCTTTTTTAGGATTAAAGAACAGAGGCATAAAAGTATTGTATCCGGAGCGCACTTTTGCGACCGCAGACCACAATACCCCTACGAGAAACCAGCACTTGCCCGTTAAGGACCCTTTGTCCGCCAATCAATTAAAGGCTTTGGAGGAAAACGCCAACGCCCACAACATACCGTATTGGGGACTTGGACATAGGAAAAACGGCATTGTGCACGTAATTGGCCCGGAAAACGGAATAACCGTCCCTGGGGCCACTATAGTTTGTGGCGATTCGCACACATCAACCCACGGAGCCTTTGGTGCCATCGCATTTGGCATCGGAACCAGTGAAGTGGAAATGGTGCTGTCCACCCAATGCATTATGCAGCCCAAGCCCAAAAGTATGCGCATCAATGTTACTGGAGAATTGAGCGAGGCCGTCACTCCCAAAGATGTGGCGCTTTTCATCATTTCCAAACTGTCCACCTCCGGTGCAACCGGATATTTTGTGGAATATGCTGGAGATGTTTTCAAAAATATGTCGATGGAAGGCCGTATGACGGTTTGTAACCTGAGTATTGAAATGGGTGCCCGTGGTGGTATGATCGCTCCAGACGAGAAGACATTCGACTACATCAAGGGAAGAGAATATACCCCAAAAGGCAAGGATTGGGATGCTGCGATGGAATATTGGAGCACGCTTTATTCTGATGGAGATGCTGAATTTGACAAAGAGGTCACTTTTGATGCGAGCGAAATCGAACCTATGATCACTTTTGGTACCAACCCAGGTATGGGCATTGGAATCAGTAATACCATTCCCTTGGCCGAAACCATTGATGGTGCCGTTGCGACGTACAAAAAATCCTTGGAGTATATGGACTACAACGAAGGAGAGCCTATGGTGGGCAAGCCTATCGATTTTGTGTTCCTGGGAAGTTGTACCAATGGCAGGATTGAAGATTTTAGAGCTTTTGCCTCCATCATAAAAGGAAGAAAAAAGGCCGATAACGTAACCGCGTGGCTGGTTCCCGGCTCGCACAAAGTGGAAGAGGCCATCAAGGAAGAAGGTATCCTGGATATTTTGACCGAAGCTGGTTTTGAACTGAGAGAGCCTGGATGCTCTGCTTGCTTGGCGATGAACGATGATAAAATCCCGGCCGGAAAATATGCGGTAAGTACTTCCAACAGAAACTTTGAGGGAAGACAAGGCCCAGGTGCGCGTACCCTATTGGCCAGTCCATTGGTGGCCGCTGCAGCTGCCGTTACAGGTAAAGTAACCGACCCAAGGGAATTGATGCACGAAGAAGTTTTAGCTTAA
- the leuD gene encoding 3-isopropylmalate dehydratase small subunit, with amino-acid sequence MAYDKFNILTSSAVPLPIENVDTDQIIPARFLKATERKGFGDNLFRDWRYNSDGTPKEQFVLNNPIYSGKILVGGKNFGSGSSREHAAWAVYDYGFRCVVSSFFADIFRGNCLNIGVLPVQVSPEFLDKIFKAIEADPKTELEINLPEQKITILATGESESFDINDYKKGNMLNGFDDIDYLLNIQEDIEKYAENTPL; translated from the coding sequence ATGGCTTACGATAAATTCAACATACTAACCAGTTCAGCGGTACCATTACCCATCGAAAATGTGGATACCGACCAGATAATTCCTGCTCGATTCCTAAAAGCAACGGAGCGTAAAGGGTTTGGCGACAATTTGTTCCGTGACTGGAGATACAATTCAGACGGAACGCCAAAGGAGCAATTTGTACTGAACAACCCCATCTATTCCGGAAAGATTTTGGTAGGCGGAAAAAACTTTGGTTCCGGTTCTTCAAGAGAACACGCAGCTTGGGCGGTTTACGACTACGGATTCCGTTGTGTGGTTTCCAGTTTTTTTGCGGATATTTTTAGGGGCAACTGTCTGAACATCGGTGTGCTTCCTGTTCAAGTGAGCCCAGAATTTTTGGACAAAATCTTTAAGGCGATTGAAGCCGACCCAAAAACGGAGTTGGAAATCAACCTGCCTGAACAGAAGATTACCATTCTGGCAACCGGTGAAAGTGAAAGCTTCGACATCAACGATTATAAAAAAGGCAATATGCTCAATGGCTTTGATGACATCGACTATTTGTTGAACATCCAAGAGGATATAGAAAAATACGCCGAAAACACACCTTTATAA
- the leuB gene encoding 3-isopropylmalate dehydrogenase, with protein MKLNIALLAGDGIGPEVIDQAVKVSDAVAAKFGHEISWTPALTGAAAIDAVGEPYPDETHEACVAADAVLFGAIGHPRFDNDPSAKVRPEQGLLKMRQKLGLFANVRPTFTFPSLIDKSPLKKERIEGTDLVFLRELTGGIYFGKRGREDNDNTAYDTCTYTRAEVERLAKKGFEMAMQRSKKLCCVDKANVLETSRLWRETVQKLEKDYPEVEVSYEFVDAVAMRLVQWPSAYDVLITENLFGDILTDEASVISGSMGLMPSASLGEKTSLFEPIHGSYPQAAGKDIANPLATVLSAAMMFETAFGLRDEAEAIREVVNKSLAEGVVTEDLADAGKAYKTSEVGNWLAENI; from the coding sequence ATGAAATTAAACATAGCGCTCTTGGCCGGAGATGGAATTGGCCCAGAAGTAATAGATCAAGCCGTAAAAGTATCCGATGCCGTAGCTGCCAAGTTCGGACACGAAATTAGTTGGACACCTGCACTTACAGGTGCTGCAGCGATTGATGCTGTTGGCGAACCATATCCAGATGAAACCCACGAAGCCTGTGTGGCCGCCGATGCCGTTCTTTTTGGTGCCATTGGTCACCCACGGTTTGACAATGACCCATCTGCCAAGGTACGTCCAGAGCAAGGTTTGTTGAAAATGCGTCAAAAGTTGGGATTGTTTGCCAATGTGCGCCCAACCTTCACCTTTCCATCTTTGATTGACAAGTCACCCTTGAAAAAAGAACGTATTGAAGGTACCGACCTTGTTTTTCTACGTGAACTCACGGGAGGTATCTATTTCGGAAAAAGAGGCCGTGAGGATAACGACAACACCGCTTACGACACTTGTACCTATACCCGTGCCGAAGTGGAGCGTTTGGCCAAAAAAGGTTTTGAAATGGCGATGCAGCGTTCCAAAAAGCTATGCTGTGTGGACAAAGCAAACGTTTTGGAAACGTCCCGTTTGTGGAGAGAAACCGTTCAGAAATTGGAAAAAGACTATCCCGAAGTGGAAGTATCCTATGAATTTGTGGATGCCGTGGCCATGCGTTTGGTGCAATGGCCGAGCGCTTATGATGTGTTGATCACAGAAAACCTATTTGGCGATATTCTAACAGATGAAGCTTCTGTGATTTCAGGATCTATGGGATTGATGCCTTCCGCCTCTTTGGGGGAAAAGACATCTTTGTTCGAACCCATTCACGGTTCTTACCCACAAGCAGCAGGAAAAGATATTGCCAATCCATTGGCGACGGTTTTGTCCGCTGCAATGATGTTCGAAACTGCTTTTGGACTTAGAGATGAAGCCGAAGCCATTCGCGAAGTGGTGAACAAATCACTGGCCGAAGGTGTGGTGACGGAAGATCTTGCCGATGCCGGAAAAGCTTACAAGACCAGCGAAGTTGGGAACTGGTTGGCTGAAAACATTTAA
- the recG gene encoding ATP-dependent DNA helicase RecG, protein MNPNFLQTPIAYLKGVGPNRADVLKAELGIETFRDLLHLFPNRYLDKTSYYKINQLQPSGADVQVVGKIVHIKTVEQKRGKRLVASFVDETGQMDLVWFRGHKWIKENLKLNEPYVVFGRVNKYGSTFSMPHPEMETLQKHQQGLKMVMQPIYPSTEKLSNKGITNRVIGKMIQQLFLECQGKFPESLSRPILEELKLISKSSALFNIHFPKNQELLAKAQFRLKFEELFFVQLRLISQNLQRKQKIKGMPFEAVGEKFTEFFENHLPFELTTAQKRVIKEIRNDLGSNAQMNRLLQGDVGSGKTIVALMCMLLAIDNGFQTCLMAPTEILATQHYNGLKELLEPMDVKIALLTGSTKKSERTLLHNQLENGNLNILVGTHAVLEDKVQFKNLGLAIVDEQHRFGVAQRSKLWHKNQTPPHILVMTATPIPRTLAMSLYGDLDISVIDELPPGRKPIKTVHRFDSNRLKVFRFIKDEIKKGRQIYIVYPLIQESEALDYKDLMDGYESIVRDFPQPEYQISIVHGKMKPADKDYEMERFVKGETQIMIATTVIEVGVNVPNASVMIIESAERFGLSQLHQLRGRVGRGAEQSFCILMTGHKLSEDSKTRLQTMVRTNDGFEIAEVDLKLRGPGDLMGTQQSGMLNLKIADIVKDNQILKTARYHAIQLLKDDPRLEKAENAPILNAFSKMMANKTIWNYIS, encoded by the coding sequence ATGAATCCCAATTTTCTGCAAACTCCCATAGCATATCTCAAAGGAGTTGGCCCCAACCGGGCCGATGTCCTAAAGGCCGAATTGGGCATTGAGACCTTTCGGGACCTGCTGCACTTATTTCCTAACCGCTATTTGGACAAGACGAGTTATTATAAGATCAATCAACTGCAGCCCAGCGGTGCCGATGTGCAAGTGGTTGGCAAAATTGTCCATATAAAAACGGTGGAACAAAAACGGGGCAAACGTTTGGTGGCCTCTTTTGTGGATGAAACGGGGCAAATGGACCTGGTTTGGTTCCGAGGGCACAAATGGATCAAGGAAAATTTAAAACTGAACGAGCCCTACGTGGTTTTTGGAAGGGTAAACAAATACGGAAGTACCTTCTCGATGCCCCATCCCGAAATGGAGACTCTGCAAAAGCATCAACAAGGGTTAAAAATGGTGATGCAGCCCATTTATCCATCCACCGAAAAATTGAGCAACAAGGGAATTACCAATCGGGTCATCGGAAAAATGATTCAACAATTGTTTCTGGAATGCCAAGGCAAGTTTCCCGAATCCTTGTCACGCCCCATTTTGGAAGAATTAAAGTTGATTTCCAAGAGCTCCGCTCTTTTCAACATTCATTTTCCGAAGAATCAAGAATTGTTGGCAAAGGCGCAGTTTCGATTAAAGTTTGAAGAGTTGTTTTTTGTGCAGTTGCGGTTGATATCCCAGAATTTACAGCGGAAGCAAAAAATAAAAGGGATGCCCTTTGAAGCTGTGGGCGAAAAATTTACCGAGTTCTTTGAAAACCACCTGCCCTTTGAGCTTACGACGGCGCAAAAAAGGGTGATCAAGGAAATTCGGAACGATTTGGGAAGCAATGCCCAAATGAACCGATTGCTGCAAGGCGATGTGGGGTCTGGGAAAACGATTGTAGCATTGATGTGTATGCTTTTGGCCATTGACAACGGTTTCCAAACCTGTTTGATGGCTCCCACAGAAATTTTGGCAACCCAGCATTACAATGGGCTCAAGGAGCTTCTGGAACCTATGGACGTTAAGATTGCCCTGTTGACCGGGTCCACGAAAAAGTCCGAGCGCACCTTGCTCCACAATCAACTGGAAAATGGCAATTTGAACATATTGGTCGGCACACACGCGGTTTTGGAGGACAAAGTACAGTTCAAAAATCTTGGTTTGGCCATTGTGGACGAACAGCACAGGTTTGGTGTGGCGCAGCGGTCAAAACTATGGCATAAAAATCAGACACCCCCCCATATTTTGGTGATGACGGCTACTCCCATTCCCAGAACCTTGGCGATGAGCCTTTATGGCGATTTGGACATCTCTGTGATTGATGAGCTACCGCCTGGAAGAAAACCTATAAAAACAGTACATCGTTTTGACAGTAACCGTTTAAAAGTATTCAGATTCATCAAAGATGAAATCAAAAAAGGGAGACAAATCTACATTGTATATCCCCTGATTCAAGAATCCGAAGCCTTGGATTACAAAGATTTGATGGATGGTTATGAAAGTATTGTCCGTGATTTTCCGCAACCCGAGTATCAGATATCGATTGTACACGGCAAAATGAAGCCGGCTGACAAAGACTATGAGATGGAGCGTTTTGTTAAGGGCGAAACACAGATTATGATCGCCACCACGGTCATCGAGGTGGGCGTGAACGTTCCCAACGCCTCCGTAATGATCATTGAGAGTGCCGAGCGCTTCGGGCTATCGCAATTGCATCAGCTGCGCGGTCGCGTGGGCCGAGGTGCAGAGCAGAGCTTTTGTATTCTGATGACGGGCCATAAACTTTCCGAGGATTCCAAGACCCGTTTACAGACTATGGTACGCACCAATGATGGTTTCGAAATTGCCGAGGTCGACCTTAAGCTTCGTGGCCCGGGAGATTTGATGGGCACCCAACAAAGCGGTATGCTGAACCTCAAAATAGCGGACATCGTTAAGGACAATCAAATTTTGAAAACGGCCCGTTATCACGCCATTCAATTGCTAAAAGACGACCCAAGACTGGAAAAAGCGGAAAATGCGCCCATCTTGAATGCCTTTTCCAAAATGATGGCCAACAAAACCATTTGGAATTATATCAGTTAG
- a CDS encoding alpha-isopropylmalate synthase regulatory domain-containing protein, which translates to MKTRTIEIMDTTLRDGEQTSGVSFSASEKLTLAKLLLEELKVDRIEVASARVSEGELQAVKNITDWAAAEGYISKVEVLTFVDNGVSLKWMQEAGAKVQNLLTKGSLNHLTHQLKKTPEQHFTEIEKVVLEGNKLGIDTNVYLEDWSNGMRSSKDYVFQFLDFLTEQPIKRILLPDTLGILTHTETGSFLKEIIERYPNTHFDFHGHNDYDLSVANVMEALKAGVHGLHLTVNGMGERAGNAPLASAVAVINDFLPEIKIGVKESSLYKVSKLVSAFTGFGIPDNKPIVGDNVFTQTAGIHADGDSKKNLYFNDLLPERFGRKRKYALGKTSGKANIQKNLQELGLTLNDDELKKVTERIIELGDKKERVTKDDLPYIISDVLDNKLHQQRVFVKSYVLTHSKGLKPSTTLSIEIEGKTYEEHAQGDGQFDAFINALKKVYKKEGRELPKLVDYAVRIPPGSNSDALCETLITWQTKDKDFTTRGLDSDQTVSAIKATEKMLNLV; encoded by the coding sequence ATGAAAACACGCACCATAGAAATTATGGACACCACCCTACGGGATGGTGAACAAACCTCTGGGGTTTCTTTTTCGGCTTCCGAAAAACTCACCTTGGCCAAACTTTTATTGGAAGAACTTAAGGTAGATCGCATCGAGGTGGCTTCGGCCCGTGTTTCCGAAGGAGAACTGCAGGCAGTTAAAAACATTACCGATTGGGCCGCCGCCGAAGGTTATATTTCCAAAGTAGAAGTGCTCACATTTGTGGACAATGGTGTCTCCCTAAAATGGATGCAAGAAGCTGGTGCCAAGGTACAAAACTTGCTCACGAAGGGTTCATTGAATCATTTAACCCATCAGCTTAAAAAAACTCCAGAACAACACTTTACGGAAATAGAAAAGGTTGTTTTGGAAGGAAATAAACTCGGAATAGACACCAACGTTTATCTTGAGGATTGGAGCAATGGAATGCGCAGCTCCAAGGACTATGTTTTTCAGTTTTTGGATTTTTTAACCGAGCAACCCATTAAACGAATTCTGCTTCCGGACACCCTCGGGATTCTTACACACACTGAGACAGGTTCTTTTTTAAAAGAAATCATTGAAAGGTATCCGAATACCCATTTCGATTTCCACGGTCATAATGATTACGATCTCAGCGTGGCAAATGTAATGGAAGCCTTAAAGGCCGGCGTCCACGGATTGCACCTTACCGTGAACGGGATGGGCGAACGCGCGGGAAACGCACCTTTGGCAAGTGCCGTTGCAGTAATCAACGATTTTTTACCGGAAATCAAGATTGGCGTAAAGGAATCATCCCTTTACAAAGTTAGTAAATTGGTATCTGCCTTTACAGGCTTCGGCATACCTGACAACAAACCTATCGTCGGAGACAATGTTTTTACCCAAACCGCTGGAATACATGCAGATGGAGATAGCAAAAAGAATCTTTACTTTAATGACTTGCTCCCTGAAAGATTTGGTAGAAAACGTAAATATGCACTGGGCAAAACATCAGGAAAGGCCAATATCCAAAAGAACCTTCAAGAGCTTGGATTGACTTTGAACGATGATGAACTGAAAAAGGTTACCGAACGCATCATTGAGCTTGGAGATAAAAAAGAACGGGTAACCAAAGACGATCTGCCTTACATCATTTCCGATGTGCTGGACAACAAACTGCATCAGCAAAGGGTATTTGTAAAATCGTACGTACTGACCCATTCCAAAGGATTGAAGCCCTCCACTACCCTTTCCATCGAAATTGAAGGGAAGACCTATGAGGAACACGCCCAAGGGGACGGTCAATTCGATGCCTTTATCAACGCCTTGAAAAAAGTATATAAAAAAGAAGGGCGCGAACTGCCAAAATTGGTGGATTATGCCGTTCGTATACCCCCAGGCAGTAACTCGGACGCACTTTGTGAAACCCTGATCACTTGGCAGACCAAGGACAAGGATTTTACCACGCGCGGGCTGGATTCAGACCAAACGGTATCCGCCATAAAAGCCACCGAAAAAATGCTAAACTTGGTTTAA